In Pseudomonas sp. Leaf58, one DNA window encodes the following:
- the motA gene encoding flagellar motor stator protein MotA, protein MAKIIGIIVVFASVLGGYVLSHGKIAALIQPFEVLIIGGAAFGAFLQANPGHMTMHVIKKSMKMFGSRFSHAFYLEVLGLVYEILNKSRREGMMAIEADIEDAAASPIFAKYPTVLADERMTAFVCDYLRIMSTGNMAPHELEGLFDMELLSMKEELEHPSHAVTGIADGMPGFGIVAAVLGIVVTMASLGEGDQAAIGMHVGAALVGTFFGILAAYGFFGPLAKCLEHDAKEELNLYESIKASLVASASGMPPSLAVEFGRKVLYPRHRPSFAELEQAVRGR, encoded by the coding sequence ATGGCTAAAATTATCGGCATCATCGTCGTATTCGCGAGCGTGCTCGGCGGATACGTGCTCTCCCACGGCAAGATCGCGGCGCTGATCCAGCCGTTCGAAGTACTGATCATCGGCGGTGCGGCCTTCGGTGCATTCCTGCAGGCCAACCCTGGCCACATGACCATGCACGTCATCAAGAAGTCGATGAAGATGTTCGGCTCGCGCTTCAGTCACGCCTTCTACCTGGAAGTGCTGGGCCTGGTGTACGAGATCCTCAACAAGAGCCGCCGTGAAGGCATGATGGCCATCGAGGCCGATATCGAGGACGCCGCGGCCAGCCCGATCTTCGCCAAGTACCCAACGGTGCTGGCCGATGAGCGCATGACCGCGTTCGTCTGTGACTACCTGCGCATCATGTCCACTGGCAACATGGCCCCGCACGAGCTCGAGGGCCTGTTCGACATGGAACTGCTGAGCATGAAGGAAGAGCTGGAGCACCCGTCCCATGCGGTGACCGGCATCGCCGACGGCATGCCCGGCTTCGGTATCGTCGCGGCGGTACTGGGTATCGTGGTAACCATGGCCTCGCTGGGCGAGGGCGACCAGGCGGCTATCGGCATGCACGTAGGTGCAGCGTTGGTCGGTACCTTCTTCGGTATTCTGGCGGCCTATGGCTTCTTCGGCCCGCTGGCCAAGTGCCTGGAGCACGATGCCAAGGAAGAACTGAACCTCTACGAGTCGATCAAGGCTTCGCTGGTGGCCTCGGCCTCGGGCATGCCGCCTTCGTTGGCGGTCGAGTTCGGGCGCAAGGTGCTGTATCCGAGGCACCGCCCAAGTTTCGCCGAGCTGGAACAAGCAGTACGCGGTCGCTGA
- a CDS encoding HDOD domain-containing protein, producing MPIETKVPAQAPRTLEAWVKLLESVRIPVPKPSYDRVMAAIHDSRRSLRDIAELMQDSPALVLSVMREANHPTNASLAEPAESLEVALNRLGLERSEQLLKRLPVVPVEEIPPVLCQFQLISQHASQQASGLFASRLARLWQEIHWGSLLFLSPLWPLALAYPKLLDSWELRVIHKGEDAAHVEEELFGVRIMALCQTMAEYWRLPQWVTQGYRLLLEEREQLAQVLNIARDQDLLSQQHRLDAEPGLRRWFNQPANTVLLANNLALAAQVGWDNPHLLRWQLLTALYLQTSLEDVQQQVHQQAAASARRHAQHALFHPAEALIWPWHQRRPHPDMLAPPPPNSDDLARWRTLCQHLLAQPSPFTNTVHLATQALEALLACGMQRILLLSLDKASDYLRVQQLAGLPKEAGALALQVSQNKLLQKLLAQAGQLRITPENHSQFSALLPAPLRALFRSEHVLLRSLAVNDQVLMLIVADQGCRPLADISVQAFGKTAQCTERALSVFANRKA from the coding sequence ATGCCAATCGAAACCAAGGTGCCTGCTCAAGCCCCACGTACGCTAGAGGCCTGGGTAAAGCTGCTGGAGAGTGTCCGCATCCCCGTGCCGAAGCCCAGCTACGACCGGGTCATGGCTGCCATCCACGATAGCCGCCGCTCGCTGCGCGATATCGCCGAACTGATGCAGGACAGCCCGGCGCTGGTGCTTTCGGTGATGCGCGAAGCCAACCACCCCACCAATGCCAGCCTGGCCGAACCGGCCGAGAGCCTGGAGGTTGCCCTTAACCGCCTGGGCCTGGAGCGCAGCGAACAACTGCTCAAGCGCCTGCCGGTGGTGCCCGTCGAAGAGATACCACCAGTGCTGTGCCAGTTCCAGCTAATCAGCCAGCACGCCTCGCAGCAGGCCAGCGGCCTGTTCGCCAGCCGCCTGGCACGGCTTTGGCAGGAAATTCACTGGGGCAGCCTGCTGTTTCTGTCGCCACTATGGCCCCTGGCGCTGGCCTACCCCAAGCTGCTCGATAGCTGGGAGCTGCGGGTTATCCACAAGGGTGAAGACGCCGCCCATGTCGAGGAAGAGCTGTTTGGCGTGCGGATCATGGCGCTGTGCCAGACCATGGCGGAGTACTGGCGCCTGCCACAGTGGGTGACCCAGGGTTACCGCCTGCTGCTGGAGGAGCGCGAACAACTGGCGCAGGTGCTCAACATCGCCCGCGACCAGGACCTGCTCAGCCAGCAGCACCGCCTGGACGCTGAGCCCGGCCTGCGCCGCTGGTTCAACCAGCCGGCCAATACCGTACTGCTGGCCAATAACCTGGCCCTGGCAGCCCAGGTGGGCTGGGACAACCCGCACCTGCTGCGCTGGCAGCTGCTGACCGCACTGTACCTGCAAACCTCGCTGGAAGACGTGCAGCAGCAGGTGCACCAGCAGGCTGCGGCCAGCGCCCGACGCCACGCCCAGCATGCCCTGTTCCACCCGGCCGAAGCGCTGATCTGGCCTTGGCACCAGCGCCGCCCCCACCCGGACATGCTGGCACCGCCACCGCCCAACAGCGACGACCTGGCGCGCTGGCGCACGCTGTGCCAGCACCTGTTGGCCCAGCCCAGCCCGTTCACCAACACCGTGCACCTGGCCACCCAGGCGCTCGAAGCCCTGCTGGCCTGCGGCATGCAGCGCATCCTGCTGCTGAGCCTGGACAAGGCCAGCGACTACCTTCGGGTGCAGCAACTTGCCGGCCTGCCAAAGGAAGCCGGGGCCCTGGCCCTGCAGGTGTCACAGAACAAACTGCTGCAAAAGCTGCTGGCCCAGGCCGGGCAATTGCGCATCACCCCGGAAAACCACAGCCAGTTCTCAGCCCTGCTGCCGGCCCCGCTGCGTGCCTTGTTCCGCAGCGAGCACGTGCTGCTGCGTTCGCTGGCGGTGAACGACCAAGTGCTGATGCTGATAGTGGCCGACCAAGGCTGCCGGCCATTGGCCGATATCAGCGTACAAGCCTTCGGCAAGACCGCCCAATGCACCGAGCGGGCGCTGTCGGTGTTTGCCAACCGCAAAGCCTGA
- the rsgA gene encoding small ribosomal subunit biogenesis GTPase RsgA — MAKRQLNRRQNWRIEKIQGERAARAAKREQHALQELEGGDLGPEQLGLVIAHFGVQVEVEAQDGEAAGQVFRCHLRANLPALVTGDRVVWRAGNQGIGVIVAQMPRSTELCRPNNHGQLKPVAANVDLIVIVFAPAPEPHPNLIDRYLVAAEHAGIRPLLLLNKADLINAENGPGLHALLEVYRELGYPLLEVSAHQGDGMQRLQQMLDGHISVFVGQSGVGKSSLVNSLLPDAGTRVGDLSEWSGQGTHTTTTARLYHFPNGGDLIDSPGIREFGLGHVSRDDVEDGFIEFRDLFGTCRFRDCKHDREPGCALLKALDEGRIKPQRMNSYRSIIASLPEDAY, encoded by the coding sequence ATGGCCAAACGCCAGCTCAATCGCCGCCAGAACTGGCGAATCGAAAAAATCCAGGGCGAGCGCGCCGCGCGCGCCGCCAAACGCGAGCAGCACGCGCTGCAGGAGCTGGAGGGTGGCGACCTGGGGCCGGAGCAACTGGGCCTGGTGATTGCCCACTTCGGCGTACAGGTAGAAGTCGAGGCCCAGGACGGCGAAGCCGCGGGCCAGGTGTTCCGCTGCCACTTGCGCGCCAACCTGCCAGCACTGGTGACCGGCGACCGCGTGGTATGGCGCGCCGGCAACCAAGGCATTGGCGTGATCGTTGCGCAAATGCCGCGCAGCACCGAACTGTGCCGGCCGAACAACCATGGTCAGCTGAAGCCGGTGGCGGCCAACGTCGACCTGATCGTGATCGTCTTCGCACCCGCGCCCGAACCGCACCCCAACCTGATCGACCGTTATCTGGTGGCGGCGGAGCACGCTGGCATTCGCCCGCTGCTGCTGCTGAACAAGGCCGATCTGATCAATGCCGAGAACGGCCCAGGCCTGCATGCGCTGTTGGAGGTTTACCGCGAGCTGGGCTACCCGCTGCTGGAAGTGTCGGCACACCAGGGTGACGGCATGCAGCGCCTACAGCAGATGCTCGACGGCCACATCAGCGTGTTCGTGGGCCAGTCGGGGGTAGGCAAGTCGTCGCTGGTCAACAGCCTCCTGCCAGATGCCGGCACCCGTGTCGGCGACCTGTCGGAGTGGTCTGGCCAGGGCACCCACACCACCACCACCGCGCGGCTGTACCACTTCCCCAACGGTGGTGACCTGATCGACTCGCCGGGCATTCGTGAGTTCGGCCTTGGTCACGTCAGCCGTGATGATGTAGAAGATGGTTTCATCGAGTTCCGCGACCTGTTCGGCACCTGCCGCTTCCGCGACTGCAAGCATGACCGCGAACCGGGCTGTGCACTGCTCAAGGCGCTGGATGAGGGGCGCATTAAGCCGCAACGGATGAACAGCTATCGCTCGATCATCGCCAGCCTGCCGGAAGACGCCTACTGA
- the orn gene encoding oligoribonuclease has translation MQNPQNLIWIDLEMTGLDPDSDVIIEMATIVTDSELNTLAEGPVIAIHHSDDVLARMDEWNTRTHGASGLTQRVRESKVSMADAEAQTIAFLEQWVPKGKSPICGNSICQDRRFLYRHMRSLENYFHYRNLDVSTLKELAARWAPSVRDSFKKGNTHLALDDIRESIAELRHYREHFIKV, from the coding sequence ATGCAAAACCCACAGAACCTGATCTGGATCGACTTGGAAATGACCGGCCTGGACCCGGACAGCGACGTCATCATCGAGATGGCTACCATCGTCACCGACAGCGAGCTGAACACCTTGGCCGAAGGGCCGGTGATCGCCATTCACCACAGTGACGATGTGCTGGCGCGCATGGACGAGTGGAACACCCGCACCCATGGTGCATCGGGCCTGACCCAGCGCGTGCGCGAGAGCAAGGTCAGCATGGCCGACGCCGAGGCGCAGACCATTGCCTTCCTCGAACAGTGGGTGCCCAAGGGCAAGTCGCCGATCTGCGGCAACAGCATCTGCCAGGACCGCCGCTTCCTTTACCGTCACATGCGTAGCCTGGAAAACTACTTCCACTACCGCAACCTGGATGTGTCGACCCTGAAGGAGTTGGCCGCGCGCTGGGCGCCGAGCGTGCGTGACAGTTTCAAGAAGGGTAATACCCACCTGGCGCTGGACGATATCCGCGAATCGATCGCCGAGTTGCGCCACTACCGCGAGCACTTCATCAAGGTGTAA
- a CDS encoding rhodanese-like domain-containing protein has product MTDFSGLPLVIEAADLLPRLGSPQLILVDLSSANRYVSGHIPGARFVEGKRTQLGHPPAPGLLPAQGELEKLFSELGHRDDAVYVVYDDEGGGWAGRFIWLLDVIGHKGYHYLNGGIQAWPADKLSTEVPANGSTPVQLHIDSAPTATREYLQSRLGADDLVIWDARGPQEFSGEKVLAAKGGHIPGAINFEWTAGMDLNDHLRIRRDIAEVLQNLGITPDKEVITHCQTHRRSGFTYLVAKALGYPRVKAYAGSWSEWGNHPDTPVEV; this is encoded by the coding sequence ATGACTGACTTTTCCGGCCTGCCGCTGGTGATCGAAGCCGCAGATCTGCTGCCACGCCTGGGTTCACCCCAGCTGATCCTGGTCGACCTGAGCAGCGCCAACCGCTATGTCAGCGGGCATATCCCGGGCGCACGCTTCGTCGAAGGCAAGCGTACCCAGCTCGGCCACCCTCCCGCACCGGGCCTGCTGCCGGCCCAAGGCGAGCTGGAAAAACTGTTCAGCGAACTTGGCCACCGCGACGATGCTGTGTATGTGGTGTATGACGACGAGGGCGGTGGCTGGGCCGGGCGCTTCATCTGGCTGCTCGACGTGATCGGCCACAAGGGTTATCACTACCTCAACGGCGGCATCCAGGCCTGGCCGGCAGACAAACTCTCCACCGAAGTGCCCGCCAACGGCAGCACACCGGTGCAGCTGCACATCGACAGCGCGCCCACCGCCACCCGCGAATACCTGCAAAGCCGCCTTGGCGCCGATGACCTGGTCATTTGGGACGCTCGCGGCCCGCAGGAATTCAGCGGCGAGAAAGTACTGGCAGCCAAGGGCGGCCACATTCCCGGCGCGATCAACTTCGAGTGGACGGCCGGTATGGACCTCAACGACCACCTGCGCATCCGCCGGGACATCGCCGAAGTCCTGCAGAACCTGGGCATCACCCCCGACAAGGAAGTGATCACCCACTGCCAGACCCACCGCCGCTCCGGTTTCACTTACCTGGTGGCCAAGGCCCTCGGCTACCCACGCGTCAAGGCCTACGCCGGCTCGTGGAGCGAATGGGGCAACCACCCGGACACGCCTGTAGAAGTTTAA
- the motB gene encoding flagellar motor protein MotB, which produces MENNQPIIIKRVKRFGGGHHGGAWKIAFADFATAMMAFFLVLWLMSTATPEQKIAIAGYFQDPIGFSESGTPYVIDLGGSPEMAPDKTINPEVKTQPTQQSPTQLSKDQVETMAEQVERERLELLLQELQNKVEENPQLQKFKDQILFEITQDGLRIQIMDAENRPMFDIGSARLQPYFEDILLAMADTIKAVPNKISISGHTDAKPYAGSGEFGNWELSANRANAARRALVMGGYPDGQVARVVGYASSSLFDREDPFNPVNRRIDIIVLTKKAQRDIEGEQGAPEAPAAAPAAPGAAAPAAPGAGAGPEQVPMQPRELRQKLNIFEEGTLKMDEAKEQ; this is translated from the coding sequence ATGGAAAACAATCAGCCGATAATCATCAAGCGCGTCAAGCGCTTTGGCGGCGGCCACCATGGCGGCGCCTGGAAAATCGCCTTTGCCGACTTCGCCACTGCGATGATGGCGTTCTTCCTGGTGCTGTGGTTGATGTCGACGGCCACCCCTGAGCAGAAGATCGCCATTGCAGGTTATTTCCAGGACCCGATCGGCTTCTCCGAAAGTGGCACGCCCTATGTCATTGACTTGGGTGGCTCGCCCGAGATGGCGCCAGACAAGACCATCAACCCGGAGGTGAAGACCCAGCCGACGCAGCAATCCCCCACTCAACTGAGTAAGGACCAGGTCGAGACCATGGCCGAACAGGTCGAGCGCGAGCGCCTGGAGTTGCTGCTGCAAGAACTGCAGAACAAGGTGGAAGAGAACCCGCAACTGCAGAAGTTCAAGGATCAGATCCTGTTCGAGATCACCCAAGACGGCCTGCGCATTCAGATCATGGATGCCGAAAACCGGCCGATGTTCGACATTGGCAGCGCGCGCCTGCAGCCTTACTTTGAGGACATCCTGTTGGCCATGGCCGACACCATCAAGGCGGTGCCGAACAAGATCAGCATCAGCGGCCACACCGATGCCAAGCCGTACGCCGGCAGTGGTGAGTTCGGCAACTGGGAGCTGTCGGCCAACCGTGCCAACGCTGCACGCCGTGCGTTGGTGATGGGTGGTTACCCGGATGGCCAGGTGGCGCGAGTGGTGGGTTATGCCTCGTCGTCGCTGTTCGATCGCGAGGACCCATTCAACCCGGTCAACCGCCGTATCGACATCATTGTGCTGACCAAGAAGGCCCAGCGCGACATCGAAGGCGAACAGGGCGCCCCGGAAGCGCCGGCAGCAGCACCTGCGGCGCCGGGCGCTGCGGCACCGGCTGCGCCAGGGGCCGGCGCCGGCCCCGAGCAAGTGCCTATGCAGCCGCGCGAGCTACGCCAGAAGCTGAACATCTTCGAAGAGGGGACGCTGAAGATGGATGAGGCCAAGGAGCAGTAA